In one window of Desulforhabdus amnigena DNA:
- a CDS encoding cbb3-type cytochrome c oxidase subunit I, whose amino-acid sequence MEFLRDEPHGTVKAYYLSSAIWMVLGTLAGFTGAVELIAPELLGNIPWIVFGRIRPMHTNAVIFGFVGSALIGSAHYIVPTMVRAPLYSERLGKATVWLWNFSVAAGTITLSLGYSQNREYAEWIWPIDVMILAALGMVFHNLLETVRRRKEELLYVSVWYVFGALVFTFFIYFFGNAVWNPSTGSITGIPDGILAWFYGHGVVGLFLTPLAVAIAYYVIPITCRAPLYSHTLSLLGFWSLLMIYTHIGTHHILQAPTPTWLKVIAITGSIAMLLPVATVLINLWLTMRERLPYILGDTGGKFVLAGTVWYLLTCLQGPLQSLPSVQKITHFNNWVVAHAHMGVLGFSGIIALGGMYFILPRITGRPLYSKFLADIQYWLVLLGMSGFFAILTAAGLIQGNGWLNGETVYRVLPEIHVYMILRLAVGTLIVSGAMIGLYNVYRSLYSSGTGRETS is encoded by the coding sequence TTGGAATTTTTGAGGGATGAACCCCACGGAACAGTGAAGGCATATTATCTGAGTTCGGCCATCTGGATGGTTCTTGGAACTCTGGCCGGATTCACCGGCGCCGTGGAACTGATCGCACCCGAACTGCTGGGAAACATTCCGTGGATCGTTTTCGGAAGAATCCGGCCGATGCATACGAACGCGGTCATTTTCGGCTTCGTGGGCTCGGCGCTTATAGGCTCCGCCCATTATATCGTACCCACCATGGTAAGGGCCCCGCTCTACAGCGAGCGGTTGGGGAAAGCCACTGTCTGGCTCTGGAATTTTTCCGTCGCAGCCGGGACGATTACCCTTTCTCTCGGCTACTCCCAAAACAGAGAATATGCCGAATGGATCTGGCCTATTGACGTGATGATACTGGCCGCACTGGGGATGGTTTTCCACAACCTTCTGGAAACCGTTAGACGACGGAAGGAAGAGCTCCTCTATGTTTCCGTCTGGTACGTTTTTGGCGCACTCGTTTTTACCTTTTTCATCTATTTTTTCGGAAATGCCGTATGGAATCCTTCCACCGGGTCCATCACGGGGATACCTGACGGCATTCTGGCGTGGTTTTACGGGCACGGAGTGGTGGGACTTTTTCTCACCCCGCTTGCCGTCGCCATCGCCTACTATGTCATCCCCATCACCTGCCGGGCCCCTCTTTACAGCCATACCCTTTCCCTTCTGGGCTTCTGGTCGCTCCTCATGATCTACACGCATATCGGTACACACCATATCCTGCAGGCTCCGACTCCCACCTGGCTCAAGGTCATCGCCATCACCGGGAGCATCGCCATGCTTTTACCCGTGGCGACGGTACTGATCAACCTCTGGCTCACCATGCGGGAACGCCTGCCCTATATCCTTGGAGACACGGGCGGTAAGTTCGTTCTGGCGGGAACGGTGTGGTATCTGCTCACCTGCCTGCAGGGTCCTCTGCAATCCCTGCCCAGCGTACAGAAAATCACCCATTTCAACAACTGGGTGGTCGCGCATGCTCACATGGGGGTCCTGGGATTTTCAGGCATCATCGCGCTGGGGGGAATGTATTTCATCCTGCCTCGAATCACCGGCCGCCCCCTGTACAGCAAGTTTCTTGCCGATATTCAGTATTGGCTCGTCCTCCTTGGGATGTCCGGTTTCTTTGCGATTCTGACTGCAGCGGGACTCATTCAGGGGAACGGGTGGTTGAATGGCGAAACCGTCTACCGGGTCCTTCCGGAAATCCACGTCTACATGATTCTGCGCCTGGCCGTGGGCACGCTCATCGTCTCGGGGGCCATGATCGGACTGTACAATGTCTACAGGAGCCTTTACAGCTCCGGGACAGGGAGGGAAACATCATGA
- the nrfD gene encoding NrfD/PsrC family molybdoenzyme membrane anchor subunit yields MKSIDEPRPDLLTRLVGMDRRIPALAFLAMVLVGGISFWSGISNENAQRVWQAYLTNFLFWTGLAYGAVLFSAVLNMTNARWARPMKRLAEAPGAFLPFSFLFFLILYQGRENLFHWIHEPVHGKEWWLDVNWLFARDGVGIFLLSGVSLALIYFSVRSDLKWNAREGVTGREAEPEEVPGRKEIQSRHWRAQVVLSPVLGILYALVLTLMAVDLIMALDPHWVSTLFGAYYFIGSFYSALAALFFMTILARESEAFKDIIQPKHMHDLGKLLFGFCILTGDFFYSQFLVIWYGNLPEETRYVLLRIRQSPWELLAWTVLLVCFVIPFVLLLNRRIKMKPVPMMALSSVILLGMWLERFLLVAPSLWKGSGLPIGFTEISITAGFFGVMALCLMAFFRLFPLLPLSDPLFREQIRQVQTESGHQQAKGPKNF; encoded by the coding sequence ATGAAGTCGATCGATGAACCCCGCCCGGACCTTTTGACCCGACTCGTCGGGATGGATCGCCGCATTCCGGCCCTCGCTTTTCTCGCCATGGTTCTGGTCGGCGGGATCTCTTTCTGGTCAGGCATTTCGAATGAGAACGCTCAGAGGGTCTGGCAGGCCTATCTGACCAACTTCCTGTTCTGGACGGGGCTGGCCTATGGGGCCGTCCTGTTTTCCGCAGTCCTCAATATGACCAATGCCCGCTGGGCCCGTCCCATGAAGCGTCTTGCGGAAGCCCCAGGAGCCTTTCTGCCTTTTTCATTCCTGTTTTTCCTGATTCTGTATCAGGGCCGGGAGAACCTGTTTCACTGGATTCACGAACCGGTCCACGGCAAGGAATGGTGGCTCGACGTAAACTGGCTCTTTGCAAGAGACGGAGTGGGAATCTTTCTCCTCTCAGGCGTTTCGCTGGCCTTGATCTACTTTTCTGTCCGGAGCGACTTGAAATGGAACGCAAGGGAGGGGGTAACCGGGCGGGAAGCTGAGCCGGAAGAGGTTCCGGGGCGGAAAGAAATTCAATCCCGGCATTGGCGGGCCCAAGTCGTTCTATCGCCGGTCCTCGGCATTCTTTACGCCCTGGTTCTGACCCTTATGGCCGTCGACCTCATCATGGCTCTCGACCCCCACTGGGTCAGCACTCTTTTCGGGGCCTATTATTTTATCGGCAGTTTTTACTCGGCATTGGCCGCCCTGTTTTTCATGACAATCCTTGCAAGAGAATCGGAGGCGTTCAAAGACATTATTCAGCCCAAACACATGCACGACCTCGGAAAGCTTCTCTTCGGTTTCTGTATTCTCACGGGAGACTTCTTCTATTCTCAGTTTCTTGTAATCTGGTACGGGAACCTTCCCGAGGAAACGCGGTATGTGCTCCTGCGCATCCGCCAAAGCCCCTGGGAACTTCTGGCATGGACGGTCCTCCTTGTCTGTTTCGTCATTCCTTTTGTGCTGCTTTTGAACCGCAGGATCAAAATGAAACCGGTTCCCATGATGGCCCTGAGTTCCGTCATCCTCCTGGGAATGTGGCTGGAACGGTTCCTCCTGGTGGCTCCGTCCCTGTGGAAAGGGTCCGGCCTTCCCATAGGCTTTACGGAGATTTCGATCACGGCAGGTTTTTTCGGGGTCATGGCTTTGTGTCTCATGGCATTTTTCCGTCTTTTTCCGCTGCTGCCGCTTTCTGATCCCCTGTTCCGGGAGCAGATACGCCAAGTGCAGACGGAGAGCGGGCATCAACAAGCAAAAGGCCCGAAAAATTTTTAG
- a CDS encoding cytochrome c3 family protein: MAESTEKNGKPILRYGWLGIGALLLGATLYLYYIYPETSIGPKQPILFSHRLHAGVKEINCKFCHPFVERSRNPGIPEMQKCFFCHEYIITKHPQIVKEREHYDTKTPVPWVRVFYIPDHVKFNHKPHIKYAKLDCTACHGEVKTMDRLQRVDFKMQFCITCHQERKAQLDCWLACHH; encoded by the coding sequence ATGGCTGAGAGCACAGAAAAAAATGGAAAACCGATACTGAGGTATGGCTGGTTGGGGATTGGGGCGCTTTTGCTGGGCGCCACGCTCTATCTCTATTATATATACCCTGAGACGAGTATCGGTCCCAAACAGCCCATACTCTTCAGCCACCGCCTGCATGCGGGGGTGAAGGAGATCAATTGCAAGTTCTGTCACCCCTTTGTGGAACGGTCCCGGAACCCCGGCATTCCCGAGATGCAGAAATGCTTCTTCTGCCATGAATACATCATAACGAAACACCCTCAAATCGTTAAAGAAAGGGAGCACTACGATACCAAAACGCCTGTACCCTGGGTGCGGGTTTTCTATATACCGGATCATGTCAAGTTCAATCACAAGCCGCATATAAAGTATGCAAAACTTGACTGCACGGCATGCCACGGCGAGGTGAAGACCATGGACCGCCTGCAGAGAGTCGATTTCAAGATGCAGTTTTGCATTACCTGTCACCAGGAACGCAAGGCGCAGCTGGACTGCTGGCTGGCCTGTCATCACTGA
- the nrfD gene encoding NrfD/PsrC family molybdoenzyme membrane anchor subunit yields MEDISYSKINQDILRNMSPPGREYYVLLAMAFTGVLIGASCWGYQIATGLGAAGVNLPVFWGTYLINFVFWVGIAHSGTLISAILYLFRAPWRTAIARSAEAMTVFAVSVAGLFPFIHLGRVWIVYWILPYPNQRNLWPNFQSPLVFDVIAISTYLTVSVLFWYTGLIPDLAVVRSSSTGLRRKIYGFFSLGWLGSHRQWNHYGTAYLLFAALATPLVVSVHSVVSWDFALSIVPGWHSTIFAPYFVAGAIHSGLAMVLTLLIPLRRIFGFEHLITMKILENIAKTIIFTGLIVGYAYGVEYFMALYSGNIAERDTFIWRAIGHYALEFWIMVLFNTVAPLAFFIKKVRTDLRYLFGISILINIGMWYERFVIIVGSAAHQFDPYSWGYYTPTWVEFGIMIGSFSLFFFLFLLFTRFIPTISMTEMKETGRHSRRENPTHKDRGRKKP; encoded by the coding sequence CTCATCGGAGCCTCCTGCTGGGGGTATCAGATCGCCACGGGGCTTGGAGCCGCAGGTGTAAACCTGCCGGTATTCTGGGGGACCTATCTCATCAACTTTGTATTCTGGGTGGGTATCGCACACTCGGGCACCCTCATTTCCGCCATCTTGTATCTTTTCCGGGCTCCCTGGAGGACGGCCATCGCTCGCAGCGCCGAGGCGATGACGGTTTTTGCCGTCTCCGTTGCAGGTCTCTTTCCCTTTATTCATCTGGGAAGAGTCTGGATCGTCTACTGGATTCTCCCCTATCCCAACCAGCGCAATCTCTGGCCCAACTTCCAGTCCCCTCTCGTCTTCGACGTGATTGCCATTTCGACTTATCTCACCGTCAGCGTGCTCTTTTGGTACACCGGCCTCATTCCCGACCTGGCCGTTGTGCGGAGCAGCTCCACGGGGTTGCGTCGTAAAATCTATGGCTTCTTCTCCCTGGGCTGGCTCGGGAGCCACCGGCAGTGGAACCACTACGGAACGGCCTATCTCCTCTTCGCCGCCTTGGCCACCCCCCTCGTCGTATCCGTTCACAGCGTTGTCTCCTGGGACTTTGCACTCTCCATTGTACCGGGCTGGCACAGCACCATCTTCGCACCGTATTTCGTGGCGGGAGCCATTCATTCCGGGCTCGCCATGGTGCTCACCCTCCTGATCCCCCTGCGGCGCATTTTCGGGTTCGAACATCTCATCACCATGAAAATCCTTGAAAATATCGCCAAGACAATCATTTTCACGGGGCTCATCGTGGGGTATGCGTACGGAGTGGAATACTTCATGGCGTTGTACAGCGGGAATATCGCGGAACGAGACACTTTCATCTGGAGGGCCATCGGGCACTATGCACTGGAATTCTGGATCATGGTCCTCTTCAACACTGTGGCTCCCCTTGCCTTTTTCATCAAGAAAGTGCGCACGGATCTGAGGTATCTTTTCGGCATTTCCATTTTGATCAACATCGGCATGTGGTACGAGCGTTTCGTAATCATCGTGGGGTCGGCCGCTCATCAGTTCGACCCTTATTCCTGGGGCTATTACACTCCCACATGGGTGGAATTCGGAATCATGATCGGTTCCTTCAGCCTGTTTTTCTTTCTGTTTCTCTTGTTCACCAGGTTTATACCGACAATTTCCATGACGGAAATGAAGGAAACCGGCAGACACTCGCGCAGGGAAAACCCAACCCATAAGGACCGCGGCAGGAAAAAGCCATGA
- a CDS encoding DUF3341 domain-containing protein, producing the protein MTHQKTVMGIFAYIDDLLKALKFMAENDFKVHTVYSPFPHHEIEEALHLKPSSVRFFTLCGGILGVMVGVGLVVYTCMQWKFIVSGKPIIPFVPAVVVGFEFCILLSVLFNFGGLLFRSRLPRLRRPEHYDDRFSQDHFGILIQCSETDLDRLSNILKEAGAEEIHEVDR; encoded by the coding sequence ATGACGCATCAAAAGACAGTAATGGGCATTTTCGCCTATATCGATGATCTGCTGAAGGCGCTGAAGTTTATGGCGGAAAACGACTTCAAGGTGCATACCGTCTATTCGCCCTTTCCGCACCATGAGATCGAGGAAGCTTTGCACCTCAAGCCCAGTTCCGTTCGGTTCTTCACTCTCTGTGGAGGCATCCTGGGTGTCATGGTAGGTGTCGGCCTAGTGGTCTATACGTGCATGCAGTGGAAGTTCATCGTGAGCGGTAAACCCATCATTCCTTTCGTACCGGCCGTGGTGGTGGGATTTGAATTTTGCATTCTGCTGTCCGTGCTTTTCAACTTTGGAGGGCTCCTTTTCAGGAGCAGGCTTCCGAGGCTGCGCCGCCCCGAGCATTACGATGACAGGTTCAGCCAGGACCATTTCGGGATCTTGATCCAGTGTTCGGAAACCGATCTGGACCGATTGTCAAACATCCTGAAAGAAGCTGGTGCGGAGGAAATCCATGAAGTCGATCGATGA